In the Brachionichthys hirsutus isolate HB-005 chromosome 13, CSIRO-AGI_Bhir_v1, whole genome shotgun sequence genome, GAAAGCTAAATGTGCTTCAATGCGAACGTAGAAGAGGCTGGTAGCCTCGTCTTGACATATGCAGAGAAGCGCCATTGTTACACAATAACGTCCCTCCagccccccttttttttttttttttttttttttgtacctgcTATATATACCCTCGGTGATTCGGTTCCGTTTTAACGGCCGTCGGAGTTTGCTGCAGTCCGCATTGCGCCGCTTCATCCTCCCCCCGTTGAGTCACTCGAGCTATCAGTCTGGTAAACGGAACTGGAAATGTCATTCGCTCGTCCATAGATTCAGACTTCTTCAATTATCcaccattgttgttgttttatgcacatgaaacaaagaaataaataaaaacaggcaaGCGGAAGGACCTCCCCTTTACACGACGGGCTGCGTCAATTTACGTACGGCTGACGTCATGACGCCGTTGCGTGAAAAAACATGGCTGCTCGCAGTGAGTCGGGACGTTTCTCTCAGTTTTAAGTATTTTCTGTTAATTTCAAGACAGTAAGTACGATAACAACGGTTTGATGGTTTTTATTGTAGTTTACAAGTAATTGTCTGTTACGTCAGCGCTAGCTGTACATTCAATTTGTCTGATTTTACATGCCggtaaaaaaaatccatgcTGACTCCACGTTTGTATTGTAGTATTGGAGAGAAATGAGTGCTACGCATCTTTACGGTCTCAGTGGAAATATATGTCGTCTCCACTCTTCGTAGTTTAACTTTTAAAAAGAGCTTCGTTCTATTGTACAAGTGTATTTTCGTGTATTTCGCTTTTTCTGGTTGTTGCCAATGAAAACAAGTGTAGCCAGTTAACGatctcaatttatttatttttaacagatgatCTCTATGgataacaaaaaagaaaacgtgaAGCTATCTGCTGAGGAATGGGAAAAGGAAGAATCTTTCCAGAAAGAGGTTGGAGAAGACAACGATGCTagcgatgaggaagaggaagagtctTTCCAGAAAGAGGTTGGAGAAGACAACGGTGCTagcgatgaggaagaggaagaatcTTTCCAGAAAGAGGTTGGAGAAGACAACGATGCTGGCGATGGTGAAGAGGTTGATACAGATACTGAAGAACAGGAAGGTAGAGATGATCATGAGAAGAGAGACAAATCCGTGCCATGGATTGCAGACAAAATTGAGGAAAGTATAAAATTGTCCGTTCAACCCAAAGTGAAAAAGAATTCTGAAGACCTAAACCTCAACAATGAGGTGGTTAGAATGAGGAAAGAGGTGAAAAGGGTGAGGGTTTTGATCATTAGGAAGTTGGTACGACGGTGCGGCgccctgaagaagaagaaaggccaAGAGACGGGAATAGAGAGAAATCAGAGGAGAGCTGCCAGATTGGTGGAGGAGATTCATGCTCTGAAGTCACTCTCACCAGACCTGGTAGGTTTTGttgaaataataattaaataaaagttaACGATTGATGATGATTTCAtaatttattacttttttcccTGCTATCAGGTGACCAAAAGTGCCTTGCAAAAGAATTTCAACTTTGAGCAAGTGTGTAAAAACCCCAAGTCCACTATTTCTGACCGGGCTTTATCACGCATCGCCACCCACCCTCAGTTCAAGAAGAAGATTGAGGACATCAAGGCTGCTGTGAAAACCTTCAAAGAGGAACGGATGAAAGGTGGAGGGCAGACGGGAAAGGAAAAGGTGCAAAATAAAGCTGGCAAGGTCATCCCACAACCTCCAGGTGGTaaacatgaagaagaaaagactgaaAAAGTAGGGGTGAAAAAGATCATCACTGAGAACAAGGGATGGGATGGTGTCGATAAAGACAGTACAGCTGCAACTTCTACTACacctgaaatgaaaacaaagaaagcaagtAATTCGGCTGATAAGGTTGGTCCTATTCGAGTAATGTCAGAGTCCAAGAATGTAAAACCAGCAATCTATAATGAAGGAAAAGACATTGTAAAAAGTAAATCGGAAGCCTCCACTGTAAAGTCTGCACCTGAAGGgattgagaaaaagaaagaggtggAAGAGAGCGATTTGGAGTCATCGGATGAGGAGGATAAAAAAGAGTACTTCGATGACAGCACAGAGGAACGTTTTCATAAGCAGTCCTCCCATTCTGAGGAAAGTGATGATGACTTCTTTATTGGTAAAATCAACAaattcaagaagaagaagaagcagagaagTGCAGAGGGGGAGAAGAGCCACGAAGTAAAGATGGACACAAGAGATGATGAAGTTGAGTCCAGGCAGAAATCGAAAGCAACCTCTTTTGAGTCTGTTTTTTGCCCTTCTCTCGCTGCATCGAAGCCTGGTTcagacagaggaagaagtgGGGATAGGTTTAGAGGCAGAGGGAAACCAAGGGGTGGTAGCGGTCCGAGAGATTATAGTAAACAGTCCAAGTTTATTAAGCAGGAAACGGAAAGAAATTCATGCTCTAGTTTCACCAAGTCAGAGTTTCCAGGAAGAGGCTTTCACTCTGTCGGCGGAGGGAGGGGGCGAGGCAGAGGTGCTGTTTCAAGGCAAAGGGATCACATGGGTGGAGGATCGGCAACAAAGCAGGCACTGCATCCATCGTGGGAGGCCAGTAAAAAAAGGAAGGAGCAGCAAGGACAAATCCTGGCCTTCCAGGGAAAGAAGATtaagtttgatgatgatgactagATAGGAGATGTTTATTGATGCTGCGTACATGGCTTTGTTTGACTGTTGCATGTCCCGTTTAGGTAAATCTTGTTTGCTTGAACAATAGTAAGTGTACAGTTTATCAGGTTTTCTGGTGGACACAGATTCCCGGTGGCTATGTCAATAGCTAAATGGCTTTTCCATCAATACAGTTgataaagataataaaaaaaaacggagGATTTTATACAAAGCACAAGTAAAATGTTATAAAAAGATCTTTAAGTGTGATTGAATTAAATTCCCTCAAGTTATTTTAGTCTAACCTACTTTTCTCTAGAATGTGATACGCTTTCCATGTATTGCCACACATCTCAATTTTGAATAGAAGAAATTGATGTGTAACGACTCAGatgattattgattactttTTGTAGCAAGTGTTAAACCAAgttggcattttgttttttatctatGTACTTTCCTTTACAGTCAAGCCTTTATGCATTTTATGATATtaaaagatatttaaaaaatcctTAACTGCTTATTAAGAAAataaggggaggggggggggttagcttcCTTGTGTACTGGAAACATGCagggagcagagggagaaaaaaactAGTCGATAATGTTTTGCCACCTGTGATGAGGCTGAAGGTCTGGGCTTCATCGAACATTCCAGAAGGACAGTGATTCTATTTATGTTTCGGGGTTCGATGAAGCCTTTCCATTTGAGGTAAATGGACTATTCCCATGACGAATGTGCCACGGTTCCGTAAAACACGCCCATATGTTTTAGTAAACCAATCATGATGCTTGACGTCATCTCTCGGCGACACGTTCGTGTGTACATTTTCCGAGGGAAATCGCCTCCTGAAACAGCAAGCCCAGTGGCGCTTCCATTAGCGCCTTTATACAACAgcaaaagaaatatata is a window encoding:
- the srfbp1 gene encoding serum response factor-binding protein 1; translation: MISMDNKKENVKLSAEEWEKEESFQKEVGEDNDASDEEEEESFQKEVGEDNGASDEEEEESFQKEVGEDNDAGDGEEVDTDTEEQEGRDDHEKRDKSVPWIADKIEESIKLSVQPKVKKNSEDLNLNNEVVRMRKEVKRVRVLIIRKLVRRCGALKKKKGQETGIERNQRRAARLVEEIHALKSLSPDLVTKSALQKNFNFEQVCKNPKSTISDRALSRIATHPQFKKKIEDIKAAVKTFKEERMKGGGQTGKEKVQNKAGKVIPQPPGGKHEEEKTEKVGVKKIITENKGWDGVDKDSTAATSTTPEMKTKKASNSADKVGPIRVMSESKNVKPAIYNEGKDIVKSKSEASTVKSAPEGIEKKKEVEESDLESSDEEDKKEYFDDSTEERFHKQSSHSEESDDDFFIGKINKFKKKKKQRSAEGEKSHEVKMDTRDDEVESRQKSKATSFESVFCPSLAASKPGSDRGRSGDRFRGRGKPRGGSGPRDYSKQSKFIKQETERNSCSSFTKSEFPGRGFHSVGGGRGRGRGAVSRQRDHMGGGSATKQALHPSWEASKKRKEQQGQILAFQGKKIKFDDDD